The following is a genomic window from Lactococcus carnosus.
GGGAGTATAACAAGTAGTTCTAGTTCTATGCCATGATTGGGATGATCGTAAAACTGTTGTAACCGAATTATATGATTTACTATTAGAGATGTTGTCTCTGTTTGGTTTAGTGAGGAAGCTGCCCTTTAGGAACACCTTTACTTAGAGAAATAGTTAAAGGATTAGTAAGATCTAAAGTAGGTATTATTCTAGTAAATCCGTCATTTCTGAATAAAATAAAAGATGGAGGAGTTTCAGATAAAGAACTATCTGATTTATTAGCTAGTGACTTACTTATTTCTATTGTTCATAATACTACTTTTGAAAAATTACGTTCGGTAAACCCATTATTAGGTTCACGGAGTGGTTTAAGTACAGAAGAATCGATGGAGAATGTTTCGGATAAATTAGCAGAATTAGCTACTGTTGACTAAACCTCTCCAAAAAATTAGTGAACTACTAAAAAAACATTAATTGAATAAAAAATAAAGTCTATCAGCAAAAACTCTGGTAGACTTTATTATTTAACTATTAAAAAAATTACACCATTCTCAAATAACAAGCTGTGCGAACTAATAATTTTATTTCTAAAAAACTCATATTCTCAGGGAGTATTGTTACATATTCTTTAGCAAATCCTTGACTAAATTCTTTTGCCATTGTTAATCCCCATGAAACATTATCGGATGATACTGTATCATTTAGGTACGAGAATATTTTCTCAAGTTGGTAACTTGTCTCACTTTCAACATTATTTCCAGTTGTAACTTCTATTTGTTCGTATATTATTTTATAAATAAATTCATAGTCGAATTCATCTACAGCATCACATATTTTAGGAATATATTCAATAATCATGTTTTGAAATTTCACTACAGATTGTCTGTTGGTATTCAAAGTTATTTCAGTTTCAAGATAATCTAAAATATCTTCAATTTCATAAGTTGATTGGTATCTCATCTTTAAGATTTCAATTATGTCTTTTAAAATTTCAGTGTTAGGCAAACTTCTATTTACTTTTCTAGTTTGCCAAGTTTTCTTGAAGTCATCAATTTGTTCTTGAGCCCATTTAGTAACTTCTTGAATAAAATTATATCGTGATTCAATAAATTTTTTAAGTGTATTGAATGAAATTTTGACATCTAAAATACTTGCCCAACCTTCTGCTTTATTTGTATAAACTCTTACTCCAATAGCATCTTTTATTTCTTCAAAGCTGAGTGACTTATCGCTATTAACTATTACAAATGGAGAATAATGAATTTCTTTATCATTTTGCCTTAAAAACTTCACTCGAGATGTTTCAAATGGATGAGCGAAAGCAACTGATCGGAAGTATTCAAAAAATTTATCGTCAGTAGGAACAATTGTTTCATCTAAATTTAGAGGTTTTCCCATACAAAAAGATTTGAAAAATTTAAAGTTATCAGCATTCTGATCATCTGCAAAAGGGTAATGAATTTCTAATACGTTTGTTAACTGTTGAGAAGCATCTTTTATCATGCTACAATACATCATAAAAACTAAAAAATCATGTTCTGTATTTGGGTATTCTGAATGCTTATTTAAATAATTTACGGCAGTATTTAAACGATCTAAGACGGCACAAATAAGATCATAATTATTTTTTAAAGAATCATCATCTGAAAAGATTGGTGATTCATTTATTTTATTTTGGAGTATATTTATTAAGTCTTTATCTAAAAAAGCCAACTTGCTTATTAACCTTTGCCTTTCAAAGTTATTAAAAAATAATTAATTGATAAAATTACTAGTCGTAGAAATAATCTGATTCACAATAGGGTGTCATACCAAATTTATCTGATATGATACTGTTAAATTCATCGATAATAACACCGTCAAGATGATAAGGTAAGTTTAAATTTTCAATAATTTTCTGGTAGTTTGTATCTGGAGTAAATTCATATTTTTCATCTAATATTTTCATAACTTCATGGATCATGTACTTATTTGCTTCATATTCTAAGTTATCATTTTGAAAATG
Proteins encoded in this region:
- a CDS encoding ImmA/IrrE family metallo-endopeptidase: MLLKIKRLIKELGIEIQFMEFGGRGYFGIENNNPIIFINENLDALNTSLTLLHETAHFLNGDCKRYVTNHFQNDNLEYEANKYMIHEVMKILDEKYEFTPDTNYQKIIENLNLPYHLDGVIIDEFNSIISDKFGMTPYCESDYFYD